The following coding sequences lie in one Candidatus Schekmanbacteria bacterium genomic window:
- a CDS encoding 2,3-bisphosphoglycerate-independent phosphoglycerate mutase has product MVPFDVMKSISTKTESKILFLILDGLGGLQNPTTGKSELESANIPNINKLASESVCGLSVPVSHGITPGSGPGHLSLFGYDPFKYNVGRGVLEALGVNFPLQPGDVAFRINMATVDENGIITDRRAGRIPTEKSKKICEELDEKIEIPGIETFVMAVKEHRGALVFRGKNLAGNIADTDPQKEGLKPKPAIALDEESKYTAELANKFIEKAAEIMKDKSPANFIMLRGASGYHGFPQMQDIYKLTPAAIATYPMYKGIVRLLGMDVVDTGDTFEGEIKALHKYYDKYDFFYFHIKKTDAKGEDGNFEGKIEALEEVDKKLPEILELNFDVVVLTGDHSTPAMMKSHSWHPLPVLIKGKFCRPDSVEHFNEKECAKGGLGVIQAVDIMPLALANAGKLLKYGA; this is encoded by the coding sequence ATGGTACCTTTTGATGTAATGAAATCGATTTCCACAAAAACTGAATCAAAGATTTTATTTCTAATTCTCGATGGTCTCGGAGGTTTGCAAAATCCAACGACAGGAAAATCTGAGCTCGAAAGTGCAAATATTCCCAATATAAACAAACTTGCCTCTGAATCAGTATGTGGTTTGTCGGTCCCAGTATCTCATGGTATCACACCCGGAAGTGGTCCCGGCCACCTTTCTCTTTTTGGCTATGACCCCTTCAAATACAATGTTGGAAGGGGAGTCCTCGAAGCCCTTGGAGTCAATTTTCCCCTTCAGCCAGGCGATGTTGCCTTTAGAATAAATATGGCGACTGTTGATGAAAATGGAATTATTACAGACAGGCGGGCAGGAAGGATACCAACGGAAAAATCAAAAAAGATATGTGAAGAACTCGATGAAAAGATCGAAATTCCGGGCATTGAAACTTTTGTTATGGCTGTTAAAGAGCATCGAGGCGCTCTTGTATTCAGAGGTAAAAACCTTGCAGGCAATATTGCAGATACCGATCCTCAAAAGGAAGGGTTAAAACCAAAACCGGCAATAGCTCTCGATGAAGAGAGCAAATACACAGCGGAGCTTGCAAATAAATTTATAGAAAAAGCCGCAGAAATTATGAAAGACAAGTCTCCTGCAAATTTCATAATGCTTCGCGGTGCTTCAGGATACCATGGATTTCCACAAATGCAGGACATATATAAGCTCACCCCTGCGGCTATTGCCACCTACCCGATGTATAAAGGTATTGTCCGCCTTTTGGGAATGGATGTAGTCGATACAGGCGACACTTTTGAGGGGGAAATAAAAGCCCTTCATAAATATTATGACAAATATGATTTCTTCTACTTTCATATAAAAAAGACTGATGCAAAAGGTGAAGATGGAAATTTTGAAGGTAAAATTGAAGCATTGGAGGAAGTGGACAAAAAACTTCCTGAAATCCTCGAGCTGAATTTTGATGTAGTAGTTTTGACAGGAGACCATTCTACACCTGCAATGATGAAATCTCATAGCTGGCATCCCTTGCCTGTTTTGATTAAAGGGAAATTCTGCCGACCTGATAGTGTTGAACATTTCAATGAAAAAGAGTGCGCAAAGGGAGGGCTGGGAGTAATTCAGGCAGTCGATATTATGCCGTTAGCGCTTGCAAATGCAGGAAAACTTTTGAAGTACGGCGCATAA
- a CDS encoding class I SAM-dependent methyltransferase, with product MYYKVLGAFFLFFSKIKYSLFGYASPKAASVEECIDYDIRTVNLWLFYLALYTQQKDYIKGKTVLELAPGAGLGTGISLLAKGVEKYYSIDIKNLARDVSPNLYDEFLNYLERNNKDSNIDFIYEELEKFKSGEQCRIKYICRDDFDIEDSFEEESIDIVFSYAAFEHFDDIEKTIEQLSVVCKPGAVFIAQVDLQTHSRWIRDRDPNNIYRFSEKFYNLLYFRGIPNRVRPYRYREILEKCGWKDVTIAPLTKLDGRFKEKKNYLVHKFRNPKNQMNVLSIMICAKKR from the coding sequence ATGTATTATAAAGTTTTAGGTGCATTTTTTTTATTCTTTTCGAAAATCAAGTATTCCCTTTTTGGGTATGCATCACCGAAAGCTGCATCAGTCGAAGAATGCATTGATTATGATATAAGGACGGTGAATCTTTGGCTCTTTTATTTGGCGCTCTATACTCAGCAGAAAGATTATATTAAAGGGAAAACAGTGCTTGAACTCGCCCCCGGGGCAGGGTTGGGCACGGGGATAAGTTTATTGGCTAAAGGTGTTGAGAAATATTACAGTATTGACATCAAAAATTTGGCTCGAGATGTATCACCAAATTTGTATGATGAGTTTCTAAATTATCTTGAAAGAAACAATAAGGATTCAAATATTGACTTTATTTATGAAGAGCTTGAAAAATTTAAATCAGGAGAACAATGTAGAATAAAATATATTTGCCGTGATGATTTCGATATAGAGGATTCCTTTGAGGAAGAGAGCATTGATATTGTATTCAGTTATGCGGCATTTGAACATTTCGATGACATTGAAAAAACGATCGAGCAGTTGTCTGTTGTATGCAAACCGGGCGCTGTTTTTATAGCTCAGGTAGATTTGCAGACACACTCGAGATGGATACGAGATAGAGACCCAAACAATATTTATAGGTTCAGTGAAAAATTCTATAATCTATTATATTTTCGGGGGATTCCAAACAGAGTAAGACCTTATCGATATAGGGAGATTTTAGAGAAATGCGGATGGAAAGATGTAACGATAGCGCCCTTGACTAAGCTCGATGGAAGATTTAAAGAAAAGAAAAACTACTTAGTGCATAAGTTTCGTAACCCAAAAAACCAAATGAATGTGCTTTCAATTATGATTTGTGCCAAGAAGAGATGA
- a CDS encoding FMN-dependent NADH-azoreductase, whose translation MSKLLYLQSSPRLERSYSIAVADAFVEEYRRVNPQDEIAVENVFAMNLPTFDSIEVNAKYTIMHGLKHSADEERAWKRVEEVITEFKSADKYVFAVPMWNFGIPYRLKQFFDIIIQPGYTFSYSPETGYKGLLEGKKLFIVYARGGKYPEGSEREAFDLQKKYLELVFKFIGITDSYSLILEPTLQEGAEIAERMKEQAIGKAKAIAKTF comes from the coding sequence ATGAGCAAATTATTATATCTTCAATCTTCACCACGCCTTGAAAGGTCCTATTCGATAGCAGTAGCAGATGCCTTTGTTGAGGAATATAGAAGAGTAAATCCACAGGATGAGATTGCAGTAGAAAATGTTTTTGCAATGAATTTACCAACCTTTGATTCAATTGAGGTCAATGCAAAATATACAATTATGCATGGGTTGAAACATTCAGCAGATGAAGAAAGGGCTTGGAAGAGAGTAGAAGAGGTTATAACTGAATTTAAATCAGCGGATAAATATGTATTTGCTGTGCCAATGTGGAATTTTGGGATACCCTACAGATTGAAACAATTCTTCGACATAATAATTCAGCCCGGCTATACTTTTTCCTATTCACCTGAGACAGGGTATAAAGGATTGCTCGAAGGGAAAAAACTTTTTATAGTCTATGCCCGTGGGGGAAAGTATCCTGAAGGAAGCGAAAGAGAGGCATTTGATTTGCAGAAAAAATATCTTGAATTAGTTTTTAAATTTATTGGAATAACAGATAGTTATAGTTTAATACTTGAACCAACACTTCAAGAAGGGGCTGAAATTGCTGAAAGAATGAAGGAACAAGCCATAGGGAAGGCAAAAGCAATAGCGAAGACATTTTGA